A part of Aspergillus oryzae RIB40 DNA, chromosome 7 genomic DNA contains:
- a CDS encoding enoyl-CoA hydratase/isomerase family protein (enoyl-CoA hydratase/carnithine racemase) yields the protein MTFKTPPPTPQHAKVTFPTPHVLQVTLSRPKDLNCINTAGHNELHALWEWMDEEPSIRVGVLTGEGRAFCAGADLKEWNNQVNSAEGSKRQQPSSGFGGLSRRSGKKPIICAVNGICLGGGCEMIVNADMVIACEKAFFGFPEVQRGVVAIAGALPRVVRTIGRQRAMEMVLTGRRVTAVEAEKWGFVNEVLPTPEEVVTRALEIAGQIAANSPDAVIVSREGVKLGWEGVGAEEGSRWLIDGWQKRLNEGENIKEGLRAFVEKRQPKWVDNSYALH from the exons atgacttTCAAAACCCCACCCCCAACCCCCCAACACGCCAAAGTGACCTTCCCAACCCCACACGTCCTACAAGTGACGCTCTCACGACCCAAGGACCTAAACTGCATAAACACAGCGGGTCACAATGAGCTACACGCGCTCTGGGAATGGATGGACGAGGAGCCGAGTATCAGGGTTGGGGTGTTGACGGGGGAAGGGAGGGCGTTTTGTGCCGGGGCGGATCTAAAGG AATGGAACAACCAAGTGAACAGCGCCGAGGGATCCAAACGACAACAGCCGTCGTCGGGATTCGGGGGTCTTTCCCGACGGAGCGGAAAGAAGCCTATTATTTGCGCGGTGAATGGGATCTGTCtgggtggtggatgtgagaTGATTGTCAATGCGGACATGGTGATTGCGTGTGAGAAGGCATTTTTCGGGTTTCCCGAAGTTCAGCGCGGAGTGGTCGCGATTGCGGGGGCGTTGCCGCGGGTGGTCCGGACGATTGGGCGACAGcgggcgatggagatggtcTTGACGGGGCGGCGGGTGACGGCAGTCGAGGCGGAGAAGTGGGGATTTGTCAATGAGGTGTTGCCCACGCCCGAAGAAGTGGTGACGCGGGCATTGGAGATCGCGGGTCAGATCGCGGCGAATAGTCCCGATGCGGTGATCGTCAGTCGCGAGGGGGTCAAGTTGGGTTGGGAGGGTGTTGGAGCTGAGGAGGGCAGTCGCTGGTTGATCGACGGGTGGCAGAAGAGGTTAAACGAGGGCGAGAATATCAAAGAGGGATTGAGGGCGTTTGTGGAGAAGAGGCAACCAAAGTGGGTGGATA ACTCGTATGCGCTGCACTAA